In a single window of the Bacteroidota bacterium genome:
- a CDS encoding DNA polymerase III subunit delta', with the protein MLFKDIIGQQDVKQRLVQSVKENRISHAQLLLGPEGSGNLALAVAYAQFISCADKKDDDSCGLCPSCRKYQKLIHPDLHFVFPVNSTTSVSDNFIAQWRTTLLDNPYMSLNQWYEAIGMDNKQGLIPVRESDEIIRKLNMKSYESEYKVMIMWMPEKMNVQTANKLLKMLEEPPAKTLFLLVSESTGDILPTILSRTQIIKVPGIDNHSLAKALGARFQLSEEATGNIVQLANGNYIRALNLINEGEESAYNFEMFVKIMRLCWKRDVFGINDWVDEISKIGRERQKRFFLNSLRMVRENFLLNLNNEQLIHLTAKERDFSMNFHKFINFKNVEQIALEFNKASADIEWNGNAKIVFFDMSLKLIQLIRK; encoded by the coding sequence ATGTTATTTAAAGATATTATTGGCCAGCAAGATGTCAAACAGCGATTGGTACAGTCGGTGAAGGAGAACAGGATAAGCCATGCCCAACTGCTTTTGGGGCCTGAAGGTTCCGGGAACCTTGCATTGGCGGTTGCTTATGCTCAGTTTATAAGTTGTGCCGATAAAAAAGATGATGATTCCTGCGGTTTATGCCCAAGTTGCCGGAAGTATCAGAAGCTGATTCATCCCGACCTCCATTTTGTTTTCCCTGTCAATAGTACCACGTCGGTAAGCGATAATTTCATCGCACAATGGAGGACCACCCTGCTCGATAATCCATATATGAGTTTGAATCAATGGTATGAGGCAATAGGGATGGACAATAAACAGGGACTGATCCCTGTTCGCGAAAGCGATGAGATAATCCGTAAACTTAACATGAAATCCTATGAGTCGGAGTACAAAGTCATGATTATGTGGATGCCTGAAAAAATGAATGTTCAGACAGCCAATAAATTACTTAAAATGCTTGAAGAACCTCCGGCCAAAACTTTGTTTCTGCTGGTATCCGAAAGCACAGGAGATATTTTGCCCACCATTTTATCGCGGACCCAGATCATCAAAGTTCCCGGGATTGATAATCACAGTCTGGCCAAGGCTCTGGGAGCCCGCTTTCAGCTTTCGGAAGAAGCAACCGGAAATATCGTGCAACTGGCAAATGGCAATTATATCCGGGCTCTTAATTTGATCAATGAAGGTGAAGAAAGTGCATACAATTTCGAAATGTTTGTGAAGATTATGCGGCTTTGCTGGAAACGCGATGTTTTTGGAATAAACGACTGGGTGGATGAAATTTCAAAGATCGGACGTGAAAGGCAGAAACGTTTTTTCTTAAATTCATTGAGGATGGTCAGGGAAAATTTTCTGCTTAATCTAAATAATGAACAGTTGATTCACCTTACAGCCAAGGAAAGAGATTTTTCCATGAATTTTCATAAATTTATCAATTTCAAAAATGTGGAGCAGATAGCCCTGGAATTTAATAAAGCTTCTGCCG